From the Priestia koreensis genome, one window contains:
- a CDS encoding tetratricopeptide repeat protein, whose protein sequence is MFDKITKKGVFDVKELLLAIKKRERGETQAARELLLSLVREYPENPEVLYQTAWVHDALGLETEAVPYYEKALQNGLDGEDRKGAFLGLGSTYRTIGEYDQARRTLERGMKEFPEAAELAVFCSMVMYNQNEHEGAMTLLLNTIAETSNHEGIQAYKNAILFYSDKLNKVWK, encoded by the coding sequence TTGTTTGATAAAATAACAAAAAAAGGGGTGTTTGATGTGAAGGAATTGCTGTTAGCAATTAAAAAAAGGGAGCGGGGGGAAACGCAGGCTGCCAGAGAGCTTCTTTTGTCTCTTGTAAGGGAGTATCCAGAAAATCCGGAAGTGCTGTATCAAACGGCTTGGGTTCACGACGCGCTTGGTCTTGAAACAGAGGCAGTCCCGTATTATGAAAAGGCGCTTCAAAACGGTTTAGACGGAGAAGACAGAAAGGGAGCCTTTTTAGGTCTTGGAAGTACCTACCGAACGATTGGTGAATACGATCAGGCGAGGCGAACGCTTGAACGAGGAATGAAAGAGTTTCCTGAAGCTGCTGAATTAGCGGTGTTTTGTTCGATGGTGATGTATAACCAAAATGAGCATGAGGGCGCGATGACGCTCTTGCTTAACACGATAGCCGAAACGTCTAATCACGAAGGCATTCAAGCATATAAAAATGCCATTTTATTTTACTCGGATAAATTGAACAAAGTGTGGAAATAG
- a CDS encoding sodium-dependent transporter, with the protein MSQNAQWASKIGFILASAGSAIGIGAIWKLPYVAGTSGGGAFFLLFILFTAVIGLPLLMGEFVLGRHTQKEAIRAYQAVAPNSGWSITGYIGVITCFILLSFYSVVGGWIIQYLVSSMTGQLFHVTDYAAHFEKTIANPYVAVGSQLLFMLITILVVSRGIQNGIEAANKYLMPGLFVLFIAIIFRSLTLPHAMEGVSFFLKPDFSKLTSRSILDAMGQSFFSLSVGVSVMLTYSSYLTKEQNLPKSAVSISIMNISISLLAGLAIFPAVFSMGFKPEAGPGLLFIVLPSIFSQLPFGVVFQVLFLALFLFATLTSAFSMLEIIVAALAKGEQTKRKKISWSAGFIIFLVGIPAALSFGVLGDVKIAGKIIFDAEDFLVSNILMPLGALLISIFVPLKMKKEVLIQEFSYGSSNVKRWFALWLLALRYIAPILIIIVFLDVLNII; encoded by the coding sequence ATGAGTCAGAACGCTCAGTGGGCCTCTAAGATTGGTTTTATCCTCGCATCAGCAGGTTCTGCAATTGGAATTGGTGCCATTTGGAAGCTTCCTTATGTAGCAGGAACAAGTGGAGGCGGCGCTTTTTTTCTATTGTTTATTTTATTTACAGCCGTTATCGGACTTCCATTATTAATGGGTGAATTCGTGTTAGGGCGCCATACGCAAAAGGAGGCCATTCGTGCCTATCAGGCAGTTGCTCCAAACAGTGGTTGGAGTATTACAGGATACATAGGTGTCATCACATGTTTTATTTTACTTTCTTTCTATAGCGTAGTCGGTGGATGGATTATTCAATACTTAGTTTCAAGTATGACGGGTCAGCTATTTCATGTGACGGACTACGCCGCACATTTTGAGAAAACGATTGCGAACCCATACGTGGCCGTTGGATCACAGTTATTGTTTATGCTGATTACGATTCTAGTCGTATCAAGAGGGATTCAAAACGGGATTGAAGCGGCCAATAAATATTTAATGCCGGGTTTGTTTGTCTTATTTATCGCCATTATTTTTCGATCTCTTACGCTTCCGCATGCGATGGAGGGTGTATCATTTTTCTTAAAGCCTGACTTTTCGAAATTAACTTCGAGAAGCATATTGGATGCGATGGGCCAGTCGTTTTTCTCGTTAAGTGTAGGGGTGTCCGTTATGCTCACCTACAGTTCCTATTTAACGAAAGAACAAAACTTACCCAAATCAGCGGTTTCTATTTCTATCATGAATATTAGTATTTCCCTTCTAGCTGGACTTGCGATTTTTCCGGCCGTGTTTTCGATGGGCTTTAAGCCTGAAGCAGGACCTGGACTACTATTTATTGTGTTGCCTTCAATCTTTTCACAGCTTCCATTTGGCGTAGTCTTTCAAGTATTATTTTTAGCGCTCTTTTTATTCGCGACGCTAACATCCGCGTTTTCGATGCTTGAAATAATCGTTGCCGCTCTCGCAAAGGGCGAACAAACGAAGCGAAAAAAAATATCCTGGAGTGCGGGATTCATTATATTCCTTGTTGGAATTCCTGCTGCCTTGTCGTTTGGGGTATTAGGAGACGTGAAGATAGCTGGGAAAATTATTTTTGACGCCGAAGACTTTTTAGTTAGCAACATTTTAATGCCGCTTGGTGCATTGCTTATCTCCATTTTTGTTCCGTTAAAAATGAAAAAAGAGGTGCTCATTCAAGAATTTAGCTATGGATCTTCAAACGTAAAGCGCTGGTTCGCCCTCTGGCTGTTAGCGCTCCGCTATATTGCACCTATCTTAATTATCATTGTCTTCTTAGACGTATTAAATATTATTTAA
- a CDS encoding DUF6843 domain-containing protein gives MKKSVKIMLGCMMCAAMLALAACKNDEAGEPSLYLIPKDYTGWVNIKYDKERGDKTTREGKYVVFKINKDGNCLTKSLLTHKGWATNQYYYVDDNGKRTKLHPGKRIHGATEGNQNKNYTEEHFFVGSAKEFSKSEDYRRTEKQLKEDE, from the coding sequence ATGAAAAAAAGTGTAAAAATCATGCTAGGATGTATGATGTGCGCGGCAATGCTTGCGTTAGCTGCTTGTAAAAACGATGAAGCAGGTGAGCCGAGTCTTTATTTAATTCCGAAAGATTATACAGGGTGGGTTAACATTAAGTATGACAAAGAACGAGGCGACAAAACGACTCGTGAGGGAAAATACGTTGTATTTAAAATTAATAAGGACGGAAATTGCTTAACGAAATCGTTGCTTACTCATAAAGGCTGGGCTACAAACCAGTATTACTACGTTGACGATAATGGAAAGCGAACGAAACTCCATCCAGGCAAGCGAATTCATGGTGCGACAGAAGGAAATCAAAATAAAAATTATACGGAAGAGCACTTCTTTGTCGGTTCAGCAAAAGAGTTTTCCAAAAGCGAGGATTATCGAAGAACGGAAAAGCAGCTAAAAGAGGATGAATAA
- a CDS encoding CAP-associated domain-containing protein: protein MKKLTSLLVALFLCLHIPLHHKGDVSAKSGAASYSDYSQTAYWADSMSWGVEKGIIQGFKGEGKLKPTAQVTEGQYVTMLLRYLDPKNLEATSQPFAQYKLANHYQLPVKSETEAKPLRRGNAARILADAVTGKDLSEYQAVQWFYTNQLSAGTIKNGKTVKTYEAFNPNSTLSRADAVTFIYRLSTSSVPSTIKKVAQATPKLPKAYSIRGVNIDDPASAVRGKFGAPIRATQNEYGTQWNTYHQNYQNFFMVSYHNGKVGALYTNQPVFNGPKGIKIGSRKTQVRQVLGAPLKYVQKNGTNYEIADDQYDTYLINGTYVTFFYDKFRSNTLTAVQLVKKEVEMSKSGYYGSKSLAVQQGFAYQLFDLTNATRKKEGFSILKWNSTIAGTAKRHSADMAKNNYFDHYNKQVESPFDRMHKDGIRYSIAGENIAMGQFSSIYAHEALMNSMSHRTNILQPKWTYLGVGVVSNKDNLPYYTEDYFTP, encoded by the coding sequence TTGAAAAAACTTACAAGTTTGCTTGTAGCACTTTTCCTTTGTTTACATATCCCTCTACATCACAAGGGTGACGTGTCAGCTAAAAGCGGCGCAGCGTCTTATTCTGATTATAGTCAGACTGCTTACTGGGCAGATTCAATGTCTTGGGGAGTAGAAAAAGGCATCATTCAAGGGTTCAAAGGAGAAGGAAAGTTAAAACCGACTGCGCAAGTAACGGAAGGTCAGTATGTAACCATGCTCCTTCGATATTTGGATCCAAAAAATCTGGAAGCGACGAGCCAGCCTTTTGCTCAATACAAATTAGCGAATCACTATCAGCTACCAGTAAAAAGCGAAACAGAGGCTAAACCACTTCGACGTGGAAACGCAGCTCGAATTTTAGCAGACGCCGTAACAGGGAAAGATCTTTCAGAGTATCAGGCTGTTCAATGGTTTTATACGAATCAATTATCAGCAGGTACAATCAAAAATGGTAAAACGGTTAAAACATATGAAGCATTTAATCCAAACAGTACGCTTTCAAGAGCAGACGCCGTAACATTTATTTACCGATTGTCTACAAGCTCTGTGCCGAGCACGATTAAGAAGGTAGCTCAAGCAACACCGAAACTACCAAAAGCGTATTCAATCCGTGGAGTTAACATTGATGATCCCGCTTCTGCCGTAAGAGGAAAATTTGGTGCGCCTATTCGCGCCACACAAAACGAATACGGTACACAGTGGAATACGTATCATCAAAACTATCAGAATTTCTTTATGGTAAGCTACCATAATGGGAAGGTCGGAGCGCTGTACACAAATCAGCCTGTATTTAATGGACCAAAGGGAATTAAGATTGGTTCTCGTAAAACGCAGGTTCGTCAAGTGCTAGGGGCACCCCTAAAGTATGTTCAAAAAAATGGAACAAATTATGAGATCGCCGATGATCAGTATGATACGTATTTAATAAACGGTACGTATGTGACGTTCTTTTATGATAAATTCCGCAGCAACACGCTAACAGCGGTGCAATTAGTCAAAAAAGAAGTCGAAATGAGCAAGAGCGGTTATTATGGTTCCAAAAGCCTTGCTGTTCAACAAGGTTTCGCTTACCAATTGTTCGATTTAACCAATGCGACTCGCAAAAAAGAAGGGTTCTCTATTTTAAAATGGAATTCGACTATTGCAGGAACAGCAAAGCGACATAGTGCTGATATGGCAAAAAACAATTATTTCGATCACTACAACAAGCAAGTAGAATCACCGTTTGATCGTATGCATAAGGATGGCATTCGCTATTCAATTGCAGGTGAAAATATTGCGATGGGTCAGTTCAGTAGCATTTATGCTCACGAAGCGCTGATGAACTCCATGAGCCACCGCACCAATATTTTGCAACCAAAATGGACGTATCTTGGAGTGGGCGTTGTCTCTAACAAAGACAACCTTCCGTACTATACAGAAGACTATTTTACTCCATAA